Proteins co-encoded in one Malus domestica chromosome 09, GDT2T_hap1 genomic window:
- the LOC103442231 gene encoding isocitrate dehydrogenase [NADP] yields the protein MRRARPQLSAMSRAAMMSLSSSASSSAAMRNPRLSFSSSPRLFNGVPLGNRVSFSAGFRSTSLRCYASSAGFDKVRVQNPIVEMDGDEMARIIWTTIKDKLIFPYLDLDIKYYDLGILNRDATDDRVTVESAEATLKYNVAVKCATITPDETRVKEFGLKSMWRSPNGTIRNILDGTVFREPILCKNIPRIVPGWKKPICIGRHAFGDQYRATDTVIKGPGKLKMVFVPEGGDAPVELDVYNFKGPGVALSMYNVDESIRAFADSSMSLALSKKLPLYLSTKNTILKKYDGRFKDIFEEVYDEKWKQKFEENSIWYEHRLIDDMVAYALKSEGGYVWACKNYDGDVMSDLLAQGFGSLGLMSSVLLSSDGKTIEAEAAHGTVTRHFRLHQKGQETSTNSIASIFAWTRGLEHRAKLDKNDRLLDFVRKLEAACIETVEGGKMTKDLALLIHGPKVSREYYLNTEEFIDAVAKNVEEKLLEPAAV from the exons ATGCGGAGAGCGCGGCCGCAATTGAGCGCCATGTCGCGCGCTGCAATGATGTCGTTGTCGTCGTCAGCTTCGTCGTCTGCGGCCATGAGAAACCCTAGATTGTCCTTCTCTTCGTCCCCGAGGCTCTTTAACGGAGTGCCTCTCGGGAACCGCGTCTCGTTCTCCGCTGGCTTCCGCAGCACGTCGCTGCGGTGCTACGCTTCTTCCGCTGGCTTCGATAAAGTTCGGGTTCAGAATCCGATTGTCGAAATGGACG GTGATGAAATGGCGAGGATCATATGGACAACGATTAAAGACAAA CTTATTTTTCCCTATCTGGACTTGGATATAAAGTATTATGATTTAGGGATTTTGAACCGTGATGCGACCGATGACAGAGTTACAGTAGAGAGTGCTGAAGCCACTCTTAA GTACAATGTTGCTGTGAAATGTGCTACAATAACCCCTG ATGAGACCAGAGTGAAGGAGTTTGGGTTGAAATCAATGTGGAGGAGTCCAAACGGCACAATTAGAAACATTCTAGACG GTACTGTTTTCCGTGAACCTATCCTATGTAAAAACATCCCTAGAATAGTTCCTG GTTGGAAGAAACCCATCTGTATTGGTAGGCATGCCTTTGGTGATCAGTATCGAGCCACTGATACAGTTATCAAAGGGCCAGGAAAACTTAAAATGGTGTTTG TCCCGGAAGGAGGAGATGCCCCCGTTGAACTTGATGTTTACAATTTCAAAGGGCCTGGTGTGGCCCTTTCTATGTATAATGTTGATGAG TCTATTCGAGCTTTTGCTGACTCGTCAATGTCGTTGGCTCTTTCCAAGAAGTTGCCACTATACTTGAGCACCAAAAACACTATTCTTAAGAAATACGATGGCAg GTTTAAGGACATTTTTGAGGAGGTTTATGACGAGAAGTGGAAGCAGAAGTTTGAAGAAAATTCTATATG GTATGAACATCGGCTAATAGATGACATGGTGGCTTATGCACTCAAAAGTGAGGGTGGATATGTTTGGGCTTGCAAAAATTATGATGGAGATGTCATGAGTGATTTGCTTGCTCAAG GATTTGGCTCTTTGGGCCTCATGAGTTCTGTGTTG TTGTCTTCAGATGGCAAGACAATAGAAGCTGAAGCAGCTCATGGGACAGTAACTCGTCATTTTCGGTTACATCAGAAAGGACAAGAAACAAGTACAAATAGTATTGCTTCAATATTTGCATGGACACGAGGCCTAGAACACAG GGCAAAATTAGATAAAAATGATAGGTTGCTGGATTTTGTTCGCAAGTTGGAGGCTGCATGCATTGAGACAGTGGAGGGTGGGAAAATGACCAAGGATCTCGCCCTCTTGATCCATGGCCCCAa GGTATCGAGGGAGTACTACTTGAACACCGAAGAATTCATTGACGCTGTTGCCAAGAATGTTGAGGAAAAGCTTCTGGAACCTGCAGCGGTTTAA